From one Plasmodium coatneyi strain Hackeri chromosome 9, complete sequence genomic stretch:
- a CDS encoding Pescadillo-like protein: MHIHKLRKKVKKKKEGKYFTRKSIVKKLYLKEKEFRKLCIFKGIYPKDFKEIPLKFRNKFYRQKVFYSKNDFKKLAHEKIIQDFRKITAYLKKYKKYKLALEDKEKCKNLIKNFPKYKLDHIIKERFPVFSYAIEELDDALSAVVAYSLLPSNEKVGIMNRFVTNCEVLKNHFHHYVYKTNRIKKGFITVKGYYLQAEILQKKVTWLIPHTFTPYLDNTIDFSIITNFIEYYICLLKFVLFKLYKMHNMTYPPEQSELLKNEKLKHLSYDEYLISLCKERFPSQHTLDSGLVADAHPVETAPEEGAPQVGEQSQSENHHEEEEIKHDIDEQNDTLKDLFKNQVYYIHTDMPLEILSLIILSCGGAVGWNSPYSPYHLGDDKITHEILEPYGEGKQIEQQKIERMYVQPQYIFDCLNRKKILPCSDYSVDVKNLPVHLSPFIEDDNFKNFVKKEEYTINKLLNEEAEKNGQNSDAEETKEYEHGQENKDEEFLKSDDEVSKEKLQLLRNACLNNQMELEDEDNYVPIGETITNGAHNAKEVHSEQTRENIQRHKIALSKKKRKLYTRIERAEKKQKMAINKFINKAKAKKLTGGSKKKNKN; this comes from the coding sequence ATGCATATCCACAAGCTGCGCAAGAAggtaaagaagaagaaggagggaaagTACTTCACCAGGAAGAGTATAGTAAAGAAGCTATAcctgaaggaaaaggagttcCGGAAGCTTTGTATTTTTAAGGGAATCTACCCCAAAGATTTTAAGGAAATCCCATTGAAATTCCGAAACAAGTTCTACAGGCAAAAGGTATTCTACTCCAAAAATGACTTCAAGAAATTGGCccatgaaaaaattatccaagattttcgaaaaatcacagcatatttgaaaaagtataaaaaatataaactaGCATTAgaggataaggaaaaatgtaaaaacttaataaaaaatttccccaagTATAAATTAGACCATATAATTAAGGAAAGGTTCCCTGTATTTTCCTACGCAATAGAAGAATTAGACGATGCTCTAAGTGCAGTAGTCGCTTATTCgttacttccttccaacGAGAAGGTCGGAATTATGAACCGATTTGTTACCAACTGTGAAGTCCTAAAGAATCACTTTCATCACTACGTTTACAAAacgaacagaataaaaaaagggtttaTAACTGTAAAGGGATACTACCTACAGGCAGAaattttacagaaaaaaGTTACCTGGCTTATCCCCCATACATTTACGCCTTACTTAGACAACACCATAGACTTTTCCATCATCACCAATTTTATCGAGTACTACATCTGTCTGCTCAAATTTGTCCTCTTCAAACTTTACAAAATGCACAATATGACATACCCCCCTGAGCAGAGCGAACtgctgaaaaatgaaaaactcaAACACCTTTCATACGATGAGTATTTAATTTCGCTCTGCAAGGAGAGGTTCCCTAGTCAGCACACACTGGATAGCGGTCTTGTAGCAGACGCCCACCCTGTGGAAACTGCACCAGAGGAGGGTGCCCCCCAAGTAGGAGAACAAAGCCAAAGTGAAAACCAccacgaagaagaagaaataaaacacGACATagatgaacaaaatgatacCCTCAAGGATCTGTTCAAAAATCAAGTATATTATATCCACACGGACATGCCGCTCGAGATACTCTCCCTCATTATCCTCTCCTGTGGAGGTGCGGTCGGATGGAATTCCCCCTATTCGCCTTATCATCTGGGGGATGACAAAATCACGCACGAAATATTAGAACCctatggagaaggaaaacaaatagagcagcaaaaaattgaaaggaTGTATGTACAACCACAATACATATTCGATTGCctgaacaggaagaaaatcCTTCCATGTAGTGACTACTCCGtggatgtgaaaaatttacctGTGCACCTCTCTCCATTCATTGAAGACGAtaactttaaaaatttcgtgaaaaaggaggaatacaCGATTAACAAACTGTTGAATGAAGAGGCAGAGAAAAATGGCCAAAACAGTGACGCAGAGGAGACAAAAGAATATGAACACGGTCAGGAAAATAAAGACGAGGAATTCCTCAAATCAGACGATGAAGTAAGTAAGGAAAAACTGCAACTACTTAGAAATGCATGCTTAAATAACCAGATGGAGTTGGAAGATGAAGACAATTACGTTCCAATCGGGGAAACCATCACGAATGGTGCGCACAATGCCAAGGAGGTGCATTCAGAACAAACGAGGGAAAATATACAGAGACATAAAATCGCCCTCAGTAAAAAGAAGCGAAAGTTGTACACAAGAATTGAAAGAGccgaaaagaaacaaaaaatggccaTCAACAAGTTTATTAATAAAGCAAAAGCGAAGAAACTAACTGGGgggtcgaaaaaaaaaaacaaaaattga